A genomic region of Vigna radiata var. radiata cultivar VC1973A unplaced genomic scaffold, Vradiata_ver6 scaffold_86, whole genome shotgun sequence contains the following coding sequences:
- the LOC106754198 gene encoding callose synthase 12-like: protein MSNTPHHHHHHVDHPYNIIPLHTPTIDHPSLRFPEVRAAIVALRSVGDLRLPPQWHPDMDLLDWLGLFFGFQNDNVRNQRENLLLHLANAQMRLSPPQETLDAALLRSFRSKLLRNYTSWCSYLAVKSAVNFSYHPANNSSSNHRRELLYVSLYLLIWGEAANLRFLPECLSYIFHNMAMDLNKLLEHHDDDNNFHQPSFHQESFLDRVVQPIYRILLSEVQSSSNGTVPHCKWRNYDDINEFFWDKRCFEKLKWPIDIGSGFFDKRVRKIGFVERRSFWNLFRSFHRLWVMLFLFLQAALIVAWEDKTYPWHALEDRDLQVRVLTIFFTWSALRFLQSWLDIVMQWRLVSVETIGLGVKMVLKAVVAAAWFIVFLVFYQKILEQRNRDGNWSVEANKRLVNFLEVVFVFIVPELLALVLLILPWVRNFIEKKNWRVFFMLSWWFQSRTFVGRGLSEGLTDNIRYILFWVVVLASKFCFSYFLQIRPMVGPSKMILGLKDINYLWHELFRNGTWFALGLVWLPVILIYLMDIQIWYSIYSSLVGASVGLFAHLGEIRSMQQLKLRFQFFASAVLFNLMPEEQSLNGSKTLNSKVKDMIHRMKLRYGFGQSYTKLESNQSEANKFALLWNEVIMCFREEDIISDREVELLELPKNSWNVRVIRWPCFLLCNELLLALSQAKELVDVPDKRLWSKICKHEFRRCAVTETYDCIKHLLLRIIKPNSEEHSIVTVMFQEIDHSLEIGKFTEVFKTTALLQLHIKLIKILELLNKKQINSSQMVKTLQALYEIAVRDFFKERRNIERLREDGLAPQNPDSSKVLIFENAIQLPETVNENFYRQIRRLLTILTSRDSMENVPVNLEARRRITFFTNSLFMKMPHAPRVEKMMAFSVLTPYYSEEVVYSKEQLRVGNEDGISTLYYLQTIYDDEWKNFMERMRREGMKNESDIWTDKLGDLRSWASYRGQTLSRTVRGMMYYYKGLKLLAFLDSASEVEIQEGTRELVSLNQDNSGGSSSNKSPTSPMSLSRENSSARLLFKGHDYGTASMKFTYVISCQIYGAQKERKDPRAEEILYLMKNNEALRVAYVDEVPFESGEKEYYSVLAKYDRQLEKEVEIYRVKLPGPIKLGEGKPENQNHAIIFTRGDAVQTIDMNQDNYFEEALKIRNLLEEYRYYYGMRKPTILGVREHIFTASVSSLAWFMSAQEMSFVTLGQRVLANPLKVRMHYGHPDVFDRFWFITRGGISKASRVINISEDIFAGFNCTLRGGNVTHHEYIQVGKGRDVGLNQVSMFEAKVASGNGEQVLSRDVYRLGHKLDFFRMLSFFYTTVGFFFNTMMVVLTVYAFLWGRLMLALSGIEAAMVKSNNKALGIILSQQFIVQIGLFTALPMIVENSLEQGFLQSVWDFLTMQLQLSSVFYTFSMGTRSHFFGRTILHGGAKYRATGRGFVVEHKSFAENYRLYARSHFVKAIELGLILIVYATHSSVATDTFVYIAMTFSSWFLVASWIMTPFLFNPSGFDWLKTVRDFDEFMNWIWQRQSFFAKAEQSWERWWYEEQDHLKLTGIWGKLLEIILDLRFLIFQYGIVYRLGIAAGNTSIGVYFLSWIYVFFVFGIYVVVAFARNEYEAKEHLYFRLVQSLVIILGILVILALAKFTKFEFMDIFTSLVAFIPTGWGMILIAQVFRRFLQRTIVWNVVVSLARLYDTLFGMIVMVPVALLSWLPGFQPMQTRILFNEAFGRGLRIFQIFTAKKSSAKTY, encoded by the exons ATGTCTAACACTCctcatcaccaccaccaccatgtCGACCACCCATACAACATCATCCCCCTCCACACCCCTACCATCGACCACCCTTCTCTCCGCTTCCCGGAGGTCCGGGCCGCCATCGTTGCCCTTCGCTCTGTCGGTGACCTTCGTCTCCCCCCGCAATGGCATCCTGATATGGACCTCCTGGACTGGCTTGGCCTCTTTTTTGGCTTCCAAAACGACAACGTCCGCAACCAGCGCGAGAACCTCCTCCTCCACCTCGCCAATGCCCAGATGCGCCTCTCCCCTCCGCAAGAAACCCTCGACGCCGCCCTCCTCCGCTCCTTCCGTTCCAAACTCCTCCGCAACTACACATCCTGGTGCTCCTACCTCGCTGTAAAATCCGCCGTCAACTTCTCCTACCACCCCGCCAATAACTCCTCCTCCAACCACCGCCGCGAACTCCTTTACGTCTCCCTCTACCTCCTCATCTGGGGTGAGGCGGCCAACCTCCGCTTCCTCCCCGAATGCCTCTCCTACATCTTTCACAACATGGCCATGGACCTCAACAAATTACTAGAACACCATGATGACGATAACAACTTCCATCAACCCTCATTTCACCAGGAAAGCTTCCTGGATCGCGTGGTGCAACCGATTTACCGAATCCTACTCTCCGAAGTTCAGAGTAGTAGTAACGGAACCGTGCCTCACTGTAAGTGGAGAAACTACGACGACATAAACGAGTTTTTCTGGGACAAACGTTGCTTTGAGAAGCTCAAGTGGCCTATTGATATTGGTAGTGGTTTCTTCGACAAGCGCGTTAGGAAGATTGGGTTTGTGGAACGACGGTCGTTTTGGAACTTGTTTAGGAGTTTTCATAGGCTTTGggttatgttgtttttgttcctTCAGGCTGCTCTGATTGTTGCATGGGAGGATAAAACCTATCCTTGGCATGCATTGGAGGATCGTGATTTGCAGGTTCGGGTTTTAACCATCTTCTTCACGTGGAGTGCACTCAGGTTTTTGCAGTCTTGGCTTGATATAGTGATGCAATGGAG GTTGGTTTCCGTGGAGACAATTGGACTTGGAGTGAAGATGGTGCTAAAAGCCGTGGTTGCCGCAGCATGGTTCATTGTGTTTCTCGTGTTTTATCAGAAAATATTGGAACAGAGAAACCGTGATGGAAATTGGTCTGTTGAAGCGAACAAGCGGCTGGTGAATTTTCTAgaggttgtttttgttttcatagtTCCGGAACTTTTGGCTTTGGTACTTCTTATTCTTCCTTGGGTCAGGAATTTTATTGAGAAGAAGAATTGGAGAGTGTTTTTCATGTTGTCGTGGTGGTTTCAAAGTAGGACGTTCGTTGGTCGTGGATTGAGTGAAGGTCTTACGGACAACATTAGGTACATCTTGTTCTGGGTTGTGGTTCTGGCCTCAAAGTTTTGTTTCAGCTACTTTTTGCAGATTAGGCCAATGGTTGGTCCATCAAAGATGATTTTGGGCCTTAAGGATATCAATTACCTGTGGCATGAGCTTTTTCGAAACGGTACTTGGTTTGCTCTTGGGTTAGTGTGGCTTCCGGTTATTTTGATTTATCTGATGGATATTCAAATATGGTATTCAATATATTCATCTTTGGTTGGGGCGAGTGTGGGGTTGTTTGCACACTTGGGTGAGATTCGAAGCATGCAACAGCTGAAGTTGAGGTTTCAGTTTTTCGCTAGTGCAGTTTTGTTTAATCTAATGCCAGAGGAGCAGTCGTTGAATGGAAGTAAAACATTGAATAGCAAAGTTAAGGATATGATTCACAGGATGAAGCTAAGGTACGGGTTTGGTCAGTCTTATACGAAGCTTGAGTCTAACCAGAGTGAGGCTAATAAGTTTGCATTGTTATGGAATGAGGTAATTATGTGTTTTAGGGAGGAGGATATCATATCTGACAGAGAGGTTGAGCTTCTCGAGCTGCCAAAAAACTCTTGGAACGTAAGGGTTATTCGTTGGCcatgttttcttctttgcaATGAGTTACTACTGGCGCTCAGCCAGGCTAAAGAGTTAGTTGATGTTCCTGATAAGAGGCTTTGGAGTAAGATATGCAAGCATGAGTTTAGACGGTGTGCTGTCACTGAAACCTACGATTGCATCAAACACTTGCTTCTTCGGATTATCAAACCTAACAGTGAAGAACATTCTATTGTGACGGTTATgtttcaagaaattgatcacTCTCTCGAGATCGGGAAATTTACTGAAGTTTTCAAAACCACTGCACTTCTCCAACTCCATATTAAGTTGATAAAAATTTTGGAGTTATTgaacaagaaacaaataaattctAGCCAAATGGTTAAGACCCTTCAGGCCCTTTATGAGATTGCTGTCAGAGATTTTTTCAAGGAGAGAAGGAATATTGAACGACTTAGGGAGGACGGTTTGGCTCCACAAAATCCAGATTCTTCTAAAGTTCTAATTTTCGAGAATGCCATTCAGTTGCCGGAGACTGTCAATGAGAATTTCTACAGACAGATTCGACGCTTGCTTACTATTCTTACATCTAGAGATTCAATGGAAAACGTTCCAGTTAATCTTGAAGCAAGACGAAGGATTACTTTCTTCACTAATTCGCTTTTTATGAAGATGCCCCATGCCCCCCGGGTTGAGAAAATGATGGCTTTCAGTGTTCTAACTCCTTACTATAGTGAAGAGGTAGTTTACAGTAAAGAACAGCTAAGAGTTGGGAACGAAGATGGGATATCAACCCTGTACTATTTGCAGACTATATATGATGATGAGTGGAAGAATTTTATGGAGAGGATGAGGAGGGAGGGGATGAAGAATGAAAGTGATATATGGACTGATAAACTTGGAGATTTGAGGTCTTGGGCATCCTATAGAGGCCAGACACTATCAAGGACTGTTAGAGGAATGATGTACTACTATAAGGGCCTCAAGCTTTTGGCGTTTCTGGATTCTGCATCTGAAGTAGAGATTCAAGAAGGAACACGTGAACTTGTTTCACTGAATCAAGACAACTCAGGTGGATCAAGCTCCAATAAGTCACCAACTTCCCCTATGAGTTTAAGTAGAGAAAACAGTTCAGCAAGATTGTTATTCAAAGGCCATGACTATGGGACTGCATCAATGAAATTCACATATGTGATTTCCTGCCAGATATATGGAGCTCAGAAGGAAAGAAAGGACCCCCGTGCAGAAGAAATTTTGTATCTGATGAAAAACAACGAAGCTCTTCGAGTTGCTTATGTTGATGAGGTTCCCTTTGAGAGTGGCGAGAAGGAGTATTATTCTGTTCTTGCTAAGTATGACCGACAATTGGAAAAGGAGGTAGAAATTTACCGTGTGAAGCTGCCAGGTCCCATAAAACTCGGAGAAGGAAAGCCAGAGAATCAAAATCACGCCATAATCTTCACTCGCGGGGATGCAGTTCAGACCATTGATATGAACCAGGATAACTACTTCGAGGAGGCACTTAAAATACGAAATCTCTTGGAAGAATACAGGTACTACTATGGTATGAGGAAACCCACTATCTTGGGAGTGAGAGAACACATTTTTACTGCTTCTGTTTCCTCTCTTGCATGGTTCATGTCAGCTCAAGAAATGAGTTTTGTCACCTTGGGACAAAGGGTTTTGGCAAACCCTCTGAAAGTTCGAATGCATTATGGCCACCCTGATGTGTTTGACAGATTTTGGTTCATAACTAGAGGTGGTATTAGCAAAGCCTCAAGAGTGATCAACATAAGCGAGGACATTTTTGCAGGCTTTAACTGTACACTTCGTGGTGGTAATGTCACACATCATGAGTACATTCAGGTAGGAAAGGGAAGGGATGTTGGTTTGAACCAAGTATCAATGTTTGAAGCAAAGGTTGCAAGTGGAAATGGGGAACAAGTCCTAAGCAGAGATGTATATAGGTTGGGTCATAAACTAGATTTCTTTAGGATGTTGTCATTCTTCTACACTACAGTAGGGTTCTTTTTCAACACAATGATGGTAGTTCTTACAGTATATGCATTTTTATGGGGCAGGCTAATGCTTGCTCTCAGTGGTATTGAAGCTGCTATGGTAAAAAGCAATAACAAAGCACTTGGTATAATTTTGAGTCAACAGTTCATAGTACAAATTGGACTTTTCACTGCCCTTCCAATGATCGTGGAGAATTCCCTCGAACAAGGGTTCCTTCAATCTGTATGGGATTTCTTGACCATGCAGCTCCAACTTTCATCAGTTTTCTACACGTTCTCTATGGGCACGCGTAGCCACTTCTTCGGAAGAACCATCCTGCATGGTGGGGCAAAATACCGAGCCACAGGTCGTGGTTTTGTTGTAGAGCACAAGAGCTTTGCCGAAAACTATAGACTCTATGCTCGCAGCCATTTTGTGAAAGCAATTGAACTGGGGCTAATACTAATAGTTTATGCAACACACAGCAGTGTGGCAACTGACACATTTGTTTACATAGCCATGACCTTCTCTAGTTGGTTCTTAGTTGCATCATGGATCATGACACCATTTCTGTTCAATCCTTCTGGCTTTGACTGGCTGAAAACTGTACGTGATTTTGACGAGTTTATGAACTGGATTTGGCAACGCCAAAGCTTCTTTGCTAAAGCTGAACAAAGCTGGGAAAGGTGGTGGTACGAAGAACAGGATCATCTAAAGCTAACTGGAATTTGGGGAAAGCTTTTGGAGATAATTTTAGACCTTCGGTTCTTAATATTTCAATATGGTATTGTGTACCGGCTAGGCATAGCTGCTGGAAATACCAGTATTGGTGTTTACTTTCTATCTTGgatttatgtattttttgtgTTTGGGATTTATGTGGTGGTAGCTTTTGCCCGGAATGAATATGAAGCAAAAGAGCACCTGTATTTTCGGTTGGTCCAGTCCCTGGTTATAATTCTTGGAATACTTGTGATACTTGCATTGGCGAAATTCACTAAATTCGAATTCATGGACATTTTTACTAGCTTGGTGGCATTCATTCCCACAGGGTGGGGCATGATATTGATTGCTCAAGTATTCAGAAGATTTTTGCAGCGCACCATAGTTTGGAATGTTGTTGTTTCCTTGGCTCGTTTATATGATACATTATTTGGGATGATTGTTATGGTCCCTGTGGCTCTGCTCTCATGGTTGCCTGGGTTTCAGCCCATGCAAACTAGGATTCTCTTCAACGAGGCATTTGGCAGGGGCCTTCGCATTTTCCAGATTTTTACTGCAAAAAAGTCCTCAGCTAAAACTTATTAg
- the LOC106754252 gene encoding uncharacterized protein LOC106754252 has product MGKVEEQPTSPIKPSSSYVILLLQIMSKRRTWVCVFVLVYGLLFTSSWNILKSMISWYKLQAESSSSSCWWPALFASLLLGVVFGVLSMVAAFAVVVPAVLVTWIAIVVLLAFFGKPKRTLVVEGRKITREIFSFVVKVLLKEGNIVAAVCAVLGYFVLGRTNGKVVD; this is encoded by the coding sequence ATGGGAAAAGTGGAAGAGCAACCCACTTCACCAATCAAACCATCTTCTTCTTACGTTATACTACTGCTTCAAATCATGAGTAAAAGGAGAACCTGGGTATGTGTTTTTGTGCTTGTTTATGGCTTGCTCTTCACATCTTCATGGAACATTCTCAAGTCCATGATTTCGTGGTACAAGTTGCAAGCTGagtcatcttcatcatcttgtTGGTGGCCTGCACTCTTTGCCTCGCTTCTTCTCGGTGTTGTTTTTGGGGTTCTTTCAATGGTGGCAGCTTTTGCTGTGGTGGTGCCTGCGGTTCTGGTAACGTGGATCGCCATAGTGGTGTTGTTGGCTTTCTTTGGTAAGCCTAAGAGGACTTTGGTTGTGGAAGGAAGGAAGATTACGAGGGAGATTTTCAGTTTTGTGGTTAAGGTTTTGCTGAAAGAAGGGAATATAGTGGCTGCTGTTTGTGCTGTTTTGGGGTACTTTGTTCTTGGGAGAACAAATGGAAAAGTTGTCGActaa
- the LOC106754185 gene encoding integrator complex subunit 3 homolog: MASLPSGLANGASNGFHFTSGDILCSYEDNNTNDCSSNGIYIDPAKDFHASRMAKTSIVPATAYSSSEDSLSQDVIATVEKTMRTCTDNLLRFLEGISSRLSNLELYCYNLDKSIGAMRSDLNSDHEEADSKLKSLDKHLQEVHRSVQILRDKQELAETQKELAKLQLIRKESSSSSHTQSNEERSSPSSIDPRRIDNASDTQNLDLALVLPHQLALRQHPGSSSHQVPAPNVSQATQQPHHYLMPPTPSNPHPWNQYLPSDPHYRIPPSTSSSLVTQSPPRQQLSQYQQLQHQEFQWPQQLPQQVDGLTPHPPSIQSQVRPPVTNVYTCYSTSQATNHLPPRNSMPTQLSYSGIPIQVPSNGDVQPHGYSGAGGTDPQQPMLQHMKGSFPPASSFTVYDSENARSHYPSQPSHTAQGGPQNFMVQSSSQSQFPRINPNNDHVISTIQRGWLG; the protein is encoded by the exons ATGGCGTCTTTACCGTCGGGTCTCGCCAACGGTGCTTCCAACGGTTTTCATTTTACTTCTGGTGACATCCTTTGTTCCTACGAGGACAACAATACCAACGACTGCTCTTCTAACGGCATTTACATCGATCCCGCCAAG GATTTCCATGCATCGAGGATGGCAAAAACATCCATAGTTCCTGCTACAGCCTATAGTTCGTCTGAAGATTCTTTGAGCCAGGATGTGATTGCCACCGTTGAGAAGACTATGAGAACATGTACCGATAACCTTCTGCGGTTTCTTGAGGGAATCAGTTCAAGGCTGTCGAACTTGGAATTATATTGTTACAATCTTGACAAATCAATTGGAGCAATGCGATCTGATTTAAATAGTGATCATGAAGAGGCAGATTCAAAACTCAAATCTCTTGATAAACACCTTCAGGAa GTACACAGGTCTGTGCAAATTTTGAGAGACAAGCAAGAGCTGGCTGAGACTCAGAAAGAATTAGCCAAGCTTCAGCTTATTCGTAAAGAATCATCTTCCTCAAGTCATACACAGTCTAATGAGGAGAGATCTTCACCTTCTTCCATTGATCCAAGAAGAATTGATAATGCATCTGACACACAGAACCTAGATCTAGCTCTTGTCTTACCTCATCAACTTGCCCTCCGGCAACACCCTGGGTCATCTTCCCATCAAGTGCCAGCCCCAAATGTGAGCCAAGCCACTCAACAACCTCATCATTACCTGATGCCGCCTACCCCTTCCAATCCACATCCTTGGAATCAATATTTGCCGTCTGATCCACACTATCGAATTCCACCATCAACATCATCGTCTCTGGTAACCCAATCCCCACCCAGGCAACAATTATCTCAGTATCAGCAGCTCCAGCACCAAGAATTTCAATGGCCTCAACAGTTACCACAGCAGGTGGATGGGCTAACTCCACATCCACCCTCAATCCAGTCTCAAGTAAGACCCCCTGTAACCAATGTTTATACTTGTTATTCTACCAGCCAAGCTACAAATCATCTTCCGCCACGGAACAGCATGCCGACGCAACTCTCTTATTCAGGGATTCCAATTCAAGTACCCAGCAACGGTGATGTTCAACCACATGGATACAGTGGAGCTGGTGGAACAGATCCCCAACAACCTATGCTCCAGCACATGAAGGGCTCTTTTCCTCCTGCTAGTTCCTTCACGGTGTATGATAGTGAGAATGCAAGATCACATTATCCGTCACAACCTTCTCATACTGCTCAAGGTGGACCACAGAATTTTATGGTTCAGAGCTCTAGCCAGTCACAATTTCCTCGAATCAATCCCAACAACGATCACGTGATAAGCACGATCCAGAGGGGATGGTTAGGGTGA